The stretch of DNA GTTCGGTCCTGAcgcacagagaaagggagattgATTTTGTGTTATAATGTTAAACGgagtccctccccccctcccccccccgtgtCTTAATTTGCAGGCAGCAGGAGTGGATAAACCAACAGAGGGAAGAGATCGAGAGGCAGAGGAAACTGTTAGCCAAGAGGAAGCCTCCGTCTGCCAGCAGCTCGcaggccccagcctccagctcgGAGCCCAAGCAGCGCAAGGCCAAGGTCCTGAACGGGGCAGAGAGCGATCCCTTCCTGAAGCCCAGCCTACCTCAGCTGTGAGTCTGCTGCCCCGCACGCCACGGCCAAGACAAGCACAGCTCCAGGGCGGCGCTCTTAAGTCAACACCGAGATTTTGATCGATGCAACCGTCTAAAGACGTGTGTTTCTGCGGTCGATGATGtgaagggggttgggggggtcagGTTATGTCCGACCCAACCGGATGTTGACTTGCGTGGAGCGCGCGACCCAGAAAGACGCGTTTTGAAAGAGTGTCATGGTGTGTGAGGGCGCCCGCTCGCCCCTGTGGTGATCTCTTTGTGTCTCCTCTTTAAAGGCTGTCCCTCGCCGAGTACCACGAACAGGAGGAGATCTtcaaactgaggctgggacATCTGAAAAAGGTCAGTTTGGAGCTGAGCCGTCTGGAAGGTCAAGACGACATCAGCCCACCTTTGCAGTCTTTATAGGTCATATTGTTCAAGCCAATTAGATATGAATCATCCATCCCAGTCCCTTAGTCCCTGAAATCGAGCTGCTTCTAGCCTCTGCTCAGAGCGTCTGTGGGGGGGGATCTCCGGAGATGTTGCCAGGCTTGTCCTTTTATGTGTCAGAAGGGAGTCTGTGGTTGATtcaagtgtttgttgttttcctgGTGAATAAGCATCAAGCGTCGGCCCCGGAGTCTCTACCAAGTCAACCGTTAATATTTCATATGCGGGTTGTAGGAATGGGTTTGAATGAGCGCTGTGTCCTTGTTGTCGCTCCTCTGAAGTTCGTCTGAAGTTCGTCTGACGTTCCTCTGAagttcctctgtgtgtctgtgggcttgAATGATTCATAGGAGGAGGCTGAGATCCAGGCCGAGCTGGAGCGCCTGGAGAGAGTCCGCAACCTTCACATCCGGGAGCTGAAGAGAATAAACAACGAGGACAGCTCCCAGTGAGTGAAGGGGTCAGGACGGGGTCAGGGCGGGGTCAGGACGGGGTTAACACGCCTGACCTCAAAGCTCGTCAGACATGTCTGTCCGTTAGGGAGCCTGTCGCAGTATAATCCGGTTCTTTTCTCGCTAACGAGGCGTCCCAAGGGATGTTAATAGGCGGAGGAAGCTGCAGTTGAGACTAGCCTGATGATTAGAAGGAGTTTAGATGGAAATATGCTATCTTATTTTCTTCCCTAACCGCGTATGTTAATCCATTGAATATTCTACGGCTTAATTTTCTACCAGTGTAGGTGTTATGTGTTTATGTGGAGCAATGTTCCAGCGATATTCAGATTTTCCGGCTGTGCTTTTGTCCAAAGATTCAAAGACCATCCAACGTTGAATGAACGATATCTGCTGCTACACCTTCTGGGAAGAGGCGGCTTCAGTGAGGTTTACAAGGCAAGTTCACCCATCTCATCAGCCTCCTATCAAACAGCTCCCTTCTCATTTGTGAATGGAAGTCGTTAAACGGCGTTGTGTCGCTTTGTTCCAGGCCTTTGACTTGATTGAGCAACGGTATGCTGCTGTGAAAATCCACCAACTCAACAagaactggagagaggagaagaaggagaactaTCACAAgtacatgcttgcgtgtaaaaagggctatacaaatacatttgatttgatttgatttgaagtaTGAGGGGGGTTTAGGGCGCCTTCAAGAACCTCTTCCTCTGTAGCATGTGCTTTCATCAACCTTTTATAcattgtggggaggggggggggggcttttctATGCTTTAAAAAACCCTGGTAGAAGATCTCACTGCAGATCTCTGGTGATATTTACCTGTAGCTCTCCTGGTTTCCAAGCACATTGTTATTCCGCTCCGTAAGCCGCGGTGTCTgctcaaccagtcagtcaggtggcacctccaccctccctccacccggGCATCCTTCCCCTGGTTGCCCATGGTAACACGTCATGGTAACACGACATCCTTGTCCGCAGACACGCCTGCCGGGAGTACAGAATACACAAGCAGCTGGACCACCCCAGGATCGTCAAGCTCTACGACTACTTCTCACTGGATACTGACACGTGAGTGCCTTCTACTCCACACCACACCATCCTCACCTTACACCAGCCTCACCCTACACCAGCCTCACCTTACACCATCCTCACCTTACACCATCCTCACCCTACACCATCCTCACCTTACACCATCCTCACCTTACACCATCCTCACCTTACACCATCCTCACCTTACAACATCCTCACCTTACACCATCCTCACCTTACACCAGCCTCACCTTACACCATCCTCACCTTACACCATCCTCACCTTACACCATCCTCACCTTACACCATCCTCACCTTACACCATCCTCACCTTACACCAGCCTCACCTTACACCATCCTCACCCTACACCATCCTCACCTTACACCATCCTCACCTTACACCATCCTCACCTTACACCATCCTCACCTTACACCATCCTCACCTTACACCATCCTCACCTTACACCAGCCTCACCTTACACCATCCTCACCTTACACCATCCTCACCTTACACCATCCTCACCCTACACCAGCCTCACCTTACACCATCCTCACCTTACACCAGCCTCACCCTACACCAGCCTCACCCTACACCAGCCTCACCCTACACCAGCCTCATACATTCCCCGGCTTTGGACTGGGAATGCACTAAAGCAAGCATGTCCACAGCGCTGTGCAAAAGTCTCTCTcttaaataaaaaatgatttTGTCTTCTATATTTCTGCTgcagtataaaagtgcaatgTTGAGAGTTTTGTTTAGGCTTTTCCTTTCATTTTCCATTCAAGCGAAGTGTTTGGCTTGACTTAAAATAATAATGTTTTAGTTGTAACTTGACACCTCACCTACCCAAGACTTCTGCAGTGGGTCATGGATACATGTGTGTCCAGATATTGGAATTCCACCCTCTGTAATCAGTGTTGCTTGGTGTGTGAGTCACGTCCTCTCCCTGGGCCTGCAGGTTTTGCACGGTGCTGGAGTACTGCGAGGGGAACGACCTGGACTTCTACTTGAAGCAAAACAAGCTGATGTCTGAGAAGGAGGCTCGCTCCATCGTCATGCAGATCGTCAACGCCCTGCGATACCTCAACGACATCAAGCCTCCCATCATCCACTACGACCTGAAGCCAGGTGAACAGCCAGGCACACACAAGGACTGGCCACACTAACCACTCCTCATAAGCCAGGTGAACAGCCAGGCACACACAAGGACTGGCCACACTAACCACTCCTCATAAGCCAGGTGAACAGCCAGGCACACACAAGGACTGGCCACACTAACCACTCCTCATAATGCAGCTGTAGACTcttacctctgtgtgtgtgtgtgtgtggggggggggggggtgctttacATAATTCACCCTGTCACTCTTTGGGGTGGACATGCCAGGTACTTCACGTTTTCCATATCCTTTGTGGAATGGTTGTCAATGTTTTATGTAAGTTACGTTTAAAAAAATGCAGGTGCATATGGTAACAGTATTGTAGTTTAGCGAGGGAGAAGTGAGACTTGGGGGAGGTTGGCCTTTCTAGGGGCAGTTGGATGTTGGCATGTTCAACTGCCCCGTTACCACATCGACTTTGCCTCGTATTGTCTTATTGCCAGGTGTTGATTGGTTCTAATGTGGTTTCCAGGCAACATCCTGCTTGTGGATGGCACGGCGTGTGGGGAGATCAAGATCACAGACTTTGGTTTGTCCAAGATCATGGATGACGACAACTACGGGGTGGATGGGATGGATCTGACGTCTCAGGGAGCAGGGACATACTGGTGAGAGAGACCTGCTGTGGTGAGAGAGACCTGCCTTGGAGACACGGCTCTGCCACGGCGTCTGTACACAgataccctctcctcccttctcctctctcctctcctactctcttctcctctcccccactctcctctcctcccctctcctactctcccctctcctcttctcccttctctgccCGATTTAGCTCTGGTTCTTGAACTGATTCCGTAAAGGTTTGCACTTCAGGTCAGGGAAAACCAATCTTTTTAGTTCTAGTCGCGAACCAGCTTTTCTGGTTTCCACCCAAATTATTTAGGTCCAAAATGCTCAAAACAATTTGTAAAAATCTGTGCTCAAACCGGAACGGAACCATGTTGGTGGACAAAGGGGTCTGAGATGGGCGTTGGGTCGTGTGAGGAATAGGGACCCGGTTTCGGGGTGAGCAGGTAACCCATGGAGCGCTTTGTCATGCAGGTACCTGCCCCCCGAGTGTTTTGTTGTGGGCAAAGAGCCTCCGAAGATCTCCAACAAGGTGGACGTGTGGTCCGTGGGGGTCATCTTCTTCCAGTGTCTATACGGGAAGAAGGTAAGGAGGACTCTGCACCGTCACCGCTGGCACGCCATGGCTCTGTGCAATGTCTGCTGGTGAACTTGATGTTTCCGTTTCAGCCGTTTGGCCACAACCAGTCTCAACAAGACATCCTGCAGGAGAACACCATCCTCAAAGCCACTGAAGTCCAGTTTCCTGCCAAGCCTGTAGCCAGTAACGAAGCAAAGGTGACGAATGAAACTCGAACCGCTCGACATTCAAGCCAAATCGTTTTCACAGCTAAATGGCAACCATGCACATCGTATGCCATTTTGTTGTGGTTTGTAATGGTTCCCTGTCATGTTTTGTGGCGTCTCCTTCCTCCAGAACTTCATCAGGCGCTGCCTGGCGTACAGGAAGGAGGACCGCTTCAACGTTCACCAGCTGGGCAGCGACGCCTACCTGCTCCCCCACATGAGGAGGTCCAGCTCCTCGGGGAACCTCCAGATAGGAGCCGGCCCCCCCGGGGGCCCCTCCTCCAGCATCATCTCCTACTGAGGGCCGACGCACCTACTGACAGACTTGACTACCCAGCagcccttcccttcccccctccacccccacccatcaGAGGAGCGCCATGGGAGAGGACCTgctcgcccccaccccccctccccaccccccgcaGCAGGGCACGGCAGGAGGGCACGGCAGGAGGGGACTGGGCCGTCTGGGTTCCCCTGGCGACGGGAACGCCTGCGGCCCGTGGTTCCGTCTTGGCCGGGGCGGAGCCGCGTTTCAGACTGTGTTGGTTTTCACGAGGACTGAGCAGTGATTGGGCTGAATGAAGGAACACAGGGATGAGTGCAGAGCCTTGTGGAGGAGCACAGGGATGAAGGACCTGGGCGACACGACGGGGCCTCCAGAGTTTGGTTGGCAGAGCAGGAAGCACGTCTTACAGAACTGAAGGAGGACTCGTCGGGCCTGTCGTTCAGCTCCATCCACATGGTGCTGCCTGGGGGCAGACCTGCCTGGGGGCAGACCTGCCTGGGGAAGACGGTGGGCAGACCTGCCTGGGGAGGACCTGCCTGGGGAAGACGGTGGGCAGACCTGCCTGGGGGCAGACCTGCCTGGGGAAGACCTGCCTGGGGCCAGACTGTGGACCTGCCTGGGGAAGACGGTGGGCAGACCTGCCTGGGGGCAACATGGGGAGCAGGCAGTGTTCGTGTCCACAAGTCATTTCACTATCAACTTGGagttcttttttgtttgtttgttttcagaggAATTGTATTTAATGTTTCGATGAAATTACAGTCAACCATGAGAATGTAATTTTAGCATCTAGTCCTGCGTAGGCCCAAGCAGCATTCTAATGTCCAATGCACTAAATAACCAAATGTAGGCAAATGGCAACGTAAAGAAATCCTATGCAGGAAGAATTAAAATTATTGATTTTGAGGGAAAAAGCAAATGCTGTTCATCCCATCATTTTAAGGTTTTGAATTGCAGCAGTACTATTCTGTACAAAGGTTTAAAATGTTTCCCTTGTAAATTTGATTTCCTTGAGTGCTCATTTAGCTTCATTTGATGTTGCTAATTTTTTCAAAGGGCTGTATGATTCACTTTGGGTACGAATTGTACAGTTCGGCAAGAAGAATAAATGATTATAATAAATACTAGGAAATCATGGCATGCCATAATAGTGACTTTTTTCAGAAATGCTTTTGGGTtggaccccccctccacccccctccgtcAGGGTCATGTACCATAGATCAGAACAGAACGATGCGGATTGGAGAATAAATGAGTGCTTCTTATTGGgcttttctgttttgtttaccTTTTATATCACCAATGCCACATTCAGCCAAATTAAAAACTGTCGTCTACGATGTGAGAAAGTCTTAAACATGGCTCAGATCATATCATTGTGGCTCTGCTTGGAAATGTCATATCTATATTATGATTGAGTCAATGTTCCACACCCTAGTGCCCTCGCTGAATGTAACAGAAATCATTGTGGGTGTTTCCTCTTTTAGATAGTGTGTCCCTGAGTCAGGGATCATGGAAACGTCCAGTATAGTTACTGAATACCCAGGAAGAGTTTGTAGTTCGAGATGTCGTCTGCTTGCGCTGTCTCCACCCAATGAACTGGCAACTGTCTTTAAAGAAGAACAGGCCAACAAGCCTTTTAAACATGTTGCATTTGCTCTAATTCTGACATCATTTCCTGTATTCTGGAGAAATCTATTTTAAAGGGTCTTGCAATCCTAGTTACATTTGGACAGTTCAGCTTTGTACACTGTACAGACTTCCCAACATTGTGTATGGCTTTATTTATTACTAGTATTAATAGGCGTGTTCGATTTCATGCAGCACCgtctgacttgaagcagccaatggcgtggtgccgccggcgctgcatgaagtcgaaaaCACCTATTAAGTGTTAATGACTGTTTAGTTATTGTTCGGGCTGTATGATGCAGTGCTGTTGCATCTTTAGTCCTATACTGCCACCTTGTGGTcattagacacacagacacagaatgaAAATACATCTGCAGCACAAGAAAATACATCCAATTAATCAAGAAAAGGATGTTTATTACAAACTACTTTCGTTCGTAGCAATTATACTTTGATTTTTgtacaacaaaaaataaaaaatgatttaGTGAATTGATACTGCATTGCAACAGGTTAAAGCTGATTTAAATAATCCAACAATAACATCTGGGTTAATTACCCATCCTTCTCTTAAAGACCCCAATAATTATGCAATTCCCAtggataaaaagaaaaaagctttTAGTAGTACAATCTTTTCCACACGTTCTTCAGTAAACTTTTTTACATATACATGAACGTTTCTTAGGTGCCTCGTCCCCGatctgaacattccaacagcAGCAAACTTCTATGACAATCGTTGCCGTGACTGCAGACATGACATGACCATGGGAGTGAGCCGATCGTGAGGGACGTGGCCAGCGGGCTGGACAGTGCTGCTACGAGGACTGTGAGGgagctggtgtgtctgtgtctggttcAGACGAGCCGTCCAACAGAGCCGGGGTCACTGTCACTGTGCCTTTAAGCAGCGGAGCGCATGGGGAGGAGGACACGGCCTCCGGAACGAGGCCAGGCGTCTGCTCAgccggggaggtggaggctccggggagggggggcagagagaggccaACGGGAGCCAGTCCTGGGAGCAGGGCCTGCTGGAGGGGGAACGTGCTGGGCAGGTTCAGAGGAGGGAGCGTGGGAAAACCTGAGGAACAAGCACACATGCTGACAGCTTCAGGAACGCCGCTCTGGGTGACAGCTTCAGGAACGCAGCTCTGGGTGACAGCTTTACTGGAGGAAAAGTCTACATATTAACACCAACAGCAAATGTCAACCGAGTGGCGCATTACCTGTAGGTGGCAATCCTCCAATCCCAGGTATTGTTACCGTGCCGAAGTCTGGTAAGGTGATATTTAAATTTGGCAAGTTGGGAAAGGGCGGTAGACCTCCTGGTATTGACATTAAACCTGGAAAGCAAACATCACCTCAATGAAACACATGACAGGTATGTGaatagagcagtggttcttaaccctgtcctcaggggaACCACTGTCCTGCATGCAGGCCACACCCACCTGGTAACGTGGCGGTGCTAGGGTTCACAGAGGGTAGGCTGTccggacaggaagtgacctggTGAAGCAGCGGGACTGTGGGTGCCCCTGGGACAGAAGCCCGGGAAATAGGTGTGTTAAAATCGACACTGACTCGGCTTCACCTATCCACCAAGGGCCCATGGTGAAGAGGGTGTCACTTCATTAACACTGTACAAATGGTGTTGTGTGGAGAATATAGTACCTGTTTGGAGTGAGTGGGGAAGAGTGGGAGGGGCTGAGCTGATTGACAGGCCAGACAGATCCGGCTCTGCCCCAGTGGGAACAGAGGAAGGCTCAGCAGGGGGAGGGCTGACTGCAGACAGCTGCACCTGGAGCAGATGGAAACCCAAATCAAGCTGGTTTCCAACCAAGCATCAGCATGAGAAGACAGAGTCTGTTGGCAGAAATCCCTCACCTCTGTAAAGCCATCCTTTAGAGGGGAGAGTGGGTCACTGGGAGTGGATGCGGGCGGACTGATCTTCTTCACCTCCTCAAACGGCAGGACAGGTATCCTGTGGAGGTAGCCGTACCCGATCCCACAGCCCAGGCTGAAAGACAGAAGATTGTGAATACACCACTCCTAGAGACTGAATATTGTCTTTGGATGAATGAATCTGTTAAAAGAATGAGCGTATTGGACAGTAGCTTTCTACTGAATCCTTGCAGGACAAGGACACCTTGAAAGACTTGCTGAAGGTGAAGGTGTAGAGGCCCATTAGGATGCTAGTTTTACAGCCGCAAGATGCTGGAATTAATTAGACAATTATAGACAGCCATGAATCCCActgggggtgggaggtgggtagacaggcaggtggaggtgggcagacaggcaggtggaggtgggtagacaggcaggtggaggtgggcagacaggtaggtggaggtgggcagacaggcaggtggaggagtgggtagacaggcaggtggaggtgggcagagaggcaggtggaggtgggcagacaggcaggtggaggagtgggcagacaggcaggtggaggtgggcagacaggcaggtggaggagtgggcagacaggcaggtggaggtgggtagacaggcaggtggaggtgggcagacaggcaggtggaggtgggcagacaggcaggtggaggagtgggcagacaggcaggtggaggtgggcagacaggcaggtggaggtgggcagacaggcaggtggaggagtgggcagacaggcaggtggaggtgggtagacaggcaggtggaggtgggcagacaggcaggtggaggtgggcagacaggcaggtggaggagtgggtagacaggcaggtggaggagtgagcagacaggcaggtggaggtgggcagacaggcaggtggaggagtgagcagacaggcaggtggaggagtgagcagacaggcaggtggaggagtgggcagacaggcaggtggaggtgggcagacaggcaggtggaggtgggcagacaggcaggtggaggagtgggcagacaggcaggtggaggtgggcagacaggcaggtggaggtgggcagacaggcaggtggaggagtgggcagacaggcaggtggaggagtgggcagacaggcaggtggaggtgggcagacaggcaggtggaggagtgagcagacaggcaggtggaggagtgagcagacaggcaggtggaggagtgggcagacaggcaggtggaggtgggtagacaggcaggtggaggagtgagcagacaggcaggtggaggtgggcagacaggcaggtggaggtgggcagacaggcaggtggaggtgtgcagacaggcaggtggaggtgggcagacaggcaggtggaggtgggcagacaggcaggtggaggtgtgggcagacaggcaggtgggtagacaggcaggtggaggtgtgggcagacaggcaggtggaggtgggcagacaggcaggtagaggtgggcagacaggcaggtggaggtgggtagacaggcaggtggaggagtgggcagacaggcaggtggaggtgtgggcagacaggcaggtggaggagtgggcagacaggcaggtggaggagtgggcagacaggcaggtggaggagtgagcagacaggcaggtggaggagtgggcagacaggcaggtggaggagtgagcagacaggcaggtggaggagtgggcagacaggcaggtggaggtgggcagacaggcaggtggaggtgtgggcagacaggcaggtggaggtagCATACCTGCCCTCTCCGCCCCAGTCAGAGTTGGGGGTGATGGCCACCTCCCGACAGTTGTCAGTGTCGGTGTTGTACACATACAGCTTCAAGCCTTTCCCTTCATGCGTCTCGATGAGGGAGAACAGATCCTCGCTCTGTAGGAAAACAAGTCGAGTGTACAGAAAGATCATCTCACCACACCCACTATGACGGTTGTGAATTCATATCTAAGAATGGCCGTTCATTTATCCTGCTGTGGTTTCTACAGGCACTGTTTGCATTTCATTTCAGATTTAAACAAATCTGCTTGGTGAAtagaataaaatgtaaatatgatgTCAAACGTCCGAATGAAAAGGCACACTTCATTCATGACGGAGTCGGCGCCAATGATGTAATCCATGTGCGGTCTCAAGCCAGCCAGGGCAGCGGGGGAATTCGGCTCCACTTCCTGGTGACAAAAAACGAAA from Hypomesus transpacificus isolate Combined female chromosome 23, fHypTra1, whole genome shotgun sequence encodes:
- the LOC124485364 gene encoding Golgi reassembly-stacking protein 2-like, which gives rise to MGGAQSVEIPGGGSEGYHVLRVQENSPGHRAGLEPFFDFIISISDARLDKDNDTLKDLLKVNVERPIKMLVYSSKTLELRETTVTPSSLWGGQGLLGVSIRFCSFDGANENVWHVLEVEPNSPAALAGLRPHMDYIIGADSVMNESEDLFSLIETHEGKGLKLYVYNTDTDNCREVAITPNSDWGGEGSLGCGIGYGYLHRIPVLPFEEVKKISPPASTPSDPLSPLKDGFTEVQLSAVSPPPAEPSSVPTGAEPDLSGLSISSAPPTLPHSLQTGAPTVPLLHQVTSCPDSLPSVNPSTATLPGLMSIPGGLPPFPNLPNLNITLPDFGTVTIPGIGGLPPTGFPTLPPLNLPSTFPLQQALLPGLAPVGLSLPPLPGASTSPAEQTPGLVPEAVSSSPCAPLLKGTVTVTPALLDGSSEPDTDTPAPSQSS
- the LOC124485349 gene encoding serine/threonine-protein kinase tousled-like 1-B, whose protein sequence is MEELHSLDPRRQELLEARFMGGVGGSTGGSTGSTSGGTSGGTKGLTNNECSNHSFGSLGSSSDKESEGSEVKRGSSPAYSTPEKKQSESSRGRKRKPDNQSESSQGKSIGRGPKISDYFDFQGGTGSSPVRAAPPALRSPQNSHSFSAQGSSIRQNSSSPTSLSFGDVMHPKQLAIKCVQTDLTGLKLAALESNKNMDLEKKEGRIDDLLRANCDLRRQIDEQQKLLEKYKERLNKCITMSKKLLIEKSTQEKQGCRETSMQERLRLGHFTTVRHGASFTEQWTDGFAFQNLVKQQEWINQQREEIERQRKLLAKRKPPSASSSQAPASSSEPKQRKAKVLNGAESDPFLKPSLPQLLSLAEYHEQEEIFKLRLGHLKKEEAEIQAELERLERVRNLHIRELKRINNEDSSQFKDHPTLNERYLLLHLLGRGGFSEVYKAFDLIEQRYAAVKIHQLNKNWREEKKENYHKHACREYRIHKQLDHPRIVKLYDYFSLDTDTFCTVLEYCEGNDLDFYLKQNKLMSEKEARSIVMQIVNALRYLNDIKPPIIHYDLKPGNILLVDGTACGEIKITDFGLSKIMDDDNYGVDGMDLTSQGAGTYWYLPPECFVVGKEPPKISNKVDVWSVGVIFFQCLYGKKPFGHNQSQQDILQENTILKATEVQFPAKPVASNEAKNFIRRCLAYRKEDRFNVHQLGSDAYLLPHMRRSSSSGNLQIGAGPPGGPSSSIISY